A region from the Mesorhizobium shangrilense genome encodes:
- a CDS encoding cupin domain-containing protein produces the protein MPKLDLSAVPVRKGSGYPAPFDAPCADRTRRRLGDAGGLRDFGVNLMTLPPGGWSSQRHWHSHEDELVYVLEGELTLVEDNSETLLKAGDCATFAKSSGNGHHMINRSSTTALYLEVGSRNPDDVISCSDIDMMSPSSDGRFLHKDGTPYPGQG, from the coding sequence ATGCCCAAGCTCGACCTATCCGCCGTACCCGTCCGCAAGGGCTCCGGCTATCCCGCTCCCTTCGACGCCCCTTGCGCCGATCGCACACGCCGCCGCCTGGGCGATGCGGGCGGCCTCAGGGATTTCGGTGTCAACCTGATGACCTTGCCGCCCGGCGGCTGGTCCAGCCAGCGCCACTGGCACAGCCATGAGGATGAGCTCGTCTATGTGCTGGAAGGCGAACTGACGCTGGTCGAGGATAACAGCGAAACTCTGCTCAAGGCCGGCGATTGCGCGACCTTCGCCAAGAGCAGCGGCAATGGCCATCACATGATCAACCGGTCGTCCACGACGGCCCTCTACCTGGAGGTCGGCTCGCGCAATCCCGACGATGTCATCTCTTGCTCCGACATCGACATGATGAGCCCGAGCTCGGATGGGCGGTTTTTGCACAAGGATGGCACGCCGTATCCGGGGCAGGGGTGA
- a CDS encoding RidA family protein: MKKEVIEVPVLSAAVRALGVPLSLVTKAAGLVFVSGTPPLDIVTGRLVKGDIETQTEASLKAMKHCLEAAGTSLDNVVMVRVYAVNSGFYNAINRVYARHFPENPPSRTFVPVASWPMEFDIEIECVAVG; encoded by the coding sequence ATGAAGAAGGAAGTCATCGAAGTGCCGGTGCTGTCGGCGGCCGTGCGCGCGCTGGGCGTGCCGTTGTCGCTGGTGACGAAGGCCGCCGGGCTGGTCTTCGTGTCCGGCACGCCGCCGCTCGATATCGTGACCGGCAGGCTGGTCAAGGGCGACATCGAAACCCAGACCGAGGCGTCGCTGAAGGCGATGAAGCACTGCCTGGAAGCGGCGGGCACTTCGCTGGACAATGTCGTGATGGTACGCGTCTACGCTGTCAATTCCGGCTTCTACAACGCCATCAACCGCGTCTATGCCCGGCATTTTCCCGAAAATCCGCCGTCCCGGACCTTCGTGCCGGTGGCGTCGTGGCCGATGGAGTTCGATATCGAGATCGAGTGCGTGGCGGTGGGTTGA